The following are encoded together in the Rhizobium brockwellii genome:
- a CDS encoding ABC transporter ATP-binding protein, producing the protein MAEHILEVRDLSVEFHTVGGTVKAVQDVSWHLDRGETLAILGESGSGKSVSASAIMNLIDMPPGKITSGTILLNGRDMLKMTPEERRSINGAKIAMIFQDPLAHLNPVYPVGWQITEMMTTHGQSAERAGARALELIGRVGISDPQAAMRKYPFQFSGGQRQRLMIAMAIACKPDILIADEPTTALDVTVQAQVLELLQELQQESGMGLLLITHDLGVVAEIADRVVVMNSGCVVETGNAAEVYRNPQNAYTKKLIAAAPGKGAMAQERDRQGEPLLRAIGLKKSFGAFQALKGVDFVIMPGETVAVVGESGSGKSTLARAIVRLDDPQEGQVLYRGNDLLAMTPREIFGLRRDLQMVFQDPTQSLNPRMSVFRLISEAWVIHPDILPKARWKERVAELLVKVGLKPDMADRYPHQFSGGQRQRIAIARALAMEPKLIICDEAVSALDVSIQAQVIALLEGLRREFGLSYLFIAHDLPVVRDFADRVIVMKAGEIVEEGPVEQIFTAPSHPYTQALLAASLDPDPEIQATRRAARQRQEGLVSA; encoded by the coding sequence ATGGCTGAACATATTTTGGAAGTGCGTGACCTCTCGGTCGAGTTCCACACCGTCGGCGGGACCGTCAAGGCGGTGCAGGATGTCAGCTGGCATCTCGATCGCGGCGAGACGCTGGCGATCCTTGGGGAAAGCGGTTCCGGCAAGTCCGTCTCGGCCTCGGCGATCATGAACCTGATCGACATGCCACCCGGCAAAATCACCAGCGGCACAATTCTCCTCAACGGTCGCGACATGCTGAAAATGACGCCCGAGGAGCGACGTTCGATCAACGGCGCCAAGATCGCCATGATCTTTCAGGACCCGCTCGCCCACCTCAATCCGGTCTATCCGGTCGGCTGGCAAATCACCGAGATGATGACGACGCATGGCCAGTCGGCGGAGCGCGCAGGTGCGAGGGCGCTCGAATTGATCGGGCGCGTCGGCATAAGCGATCCGCAGGCGGCGATGCGAAAATATCCGTTCCAGTTCTCCGGCGGCCAGCGGCAACGCCTGATGATCGCCATGGCGATCGCCTGCAAGCCCGATATCCTGATCGCGGATGAACCCACCACCGCGCTCGACGTGACGGTGCAGGCGCAGGTGCTCGAACTTCTGCAGGAGTTGCAGCAGGAATCCGGCATGGGCCTGTTGCTGATCACCCATGATTTGGGCGTCGTTGCCGAGATCGCCGACCGGGTCGTGGTGATGAATTCCGGCTGCGTCGTCGAAACCGGCAATGCGGCCGAAGTCTATCGCAACCCGCAGAACGCCTATACGAAGAAGTTGATTGCCGCCGCACCCGGGAAAGGTGCGATGGCTCAAGAGCGTGACCGGCAGGGCGAACCGCTGCTGCGCGCAATCGGCTTGAAAAAGAGTTTTGGCGCATTCCAGGCCCTGAAGGGCGTGGACTTCGTCATCATGCCCGGCGAGACGGTTGCCGTTGTCGGCGAGAGCGGTTCCGGCAAGTCGACCCTTGCCCGGGCGATCGTTCGGCTCGACGATCCTCAGGAGGGCCAGGTTCTCTATCGCGGCAACGATCTGCTTGCGATGACCCCGAGAGAAATATTCGGGCTGCGTCGCGATTTGCAGATGGTTTTTCAGGACCCGACGCAGTCCCTCAACCCGCGGATGAGCGTGTTCCGGTTGATTTCCGAGGCCTGGGTCATTCACCCGGATATCCTACCGAAGGCAAGATGGAAGGAGAGAGTGGCCGAGTTGCTGGTCAAGGTCGGCCTGAAACCGGATATGGCCGACCGGTATCCACATCAGTTTTCCGGCGGCCAGCGCCAGCGCATCGCGATTGCCCGTGCGCTCGCGATGGAGCCGAAACTGATCATCTGCGACGAGGCGGTTTCGGCGCTCGACGTGTCGATCCAGGCACAGGTGATTGCCCTGCTTGAGGGCCTGCGTCGCGAATTCGGCCTGTCCTACCTCTTCATTGCGCACGACCTGCCGGTGGTTCGCGATTTCGCCGATCGTGTCATCGTCATGAAGGCCGGCGAGATTGTCGAGGAGGGGCCGGTGGAACAGATCTTCACCGCGCCCTCCCACCCCTACACGCAGGCGCTTCTTGCCGCGAGCCTCGATCCCGATCCGGAGATCCAGGCCACCCGACGCGCCGCCCGCCAACGACAGGAAGGACTCGTTTCCGCATGA
- a CDS encoding ABC transporter permease, with protein sequence MTMADTQILAEKKPSGPTGRWLTMLWADKLAFFAALFLLIVLLCALFGPFLLEAIATKQNLRGRNAPPFDITRGLLYVLGADALGRPLLARVIVAAQNTILVAAAAVLASSVVGTALGLVAGYSRSSAAQWIMRLGDVIMSFPSLLLAVIVLYMLEPSVTNIILVLAITRIPIYLRTTRAEVLEVRERMFVHAAKVMGASYRRIVFHHILPVIFPTLVTIATLDFAFVMLAESSLSFLGIGIQAPEITWGLMVAQGRPYLTNAWWLSFWPGLAIILTTLSLNLLSNWLRIALDPTQRWRLEMRGRKNG encoded by the coding sequence ATGACGATGGCCGACACACAAATCCTCGCCGAGAAAAAACCAAGCGGTCCGACCGGGCGCTGGCTGACGATGCTGTGGGCGGACAAGCTCGCTTTTTTCGCGGCTCTGTTCCTCTTGATCGTTCTGCTTTGTGCACTGTTTGGCCCGTTCCTGCTGGAGGCCATCGCCACTAAGCAGAACCTGCGGGGCCGCAACGCGCCGCCCTTCGATATCACCCGCGGATTGCTTTATGTCCTCGGCGCCGATGCGCTGGGCAGGCCGCTTCTTGCCCGCGTTATCGTGGCGGCGCAAAACACCATCCTGGTTGCCGCGGCAGCCGTGCTCGCATCATCCGTTGTCGGTACAGCGCTCGGTCTGGTCGCGGGTTACAGCCGCTCTTCTGCTGCTCAATGGATCATGCGCCTCGGCGACGTCATCATGTCCTTTCCGTCGCTGCTTCTGGCGGTGATCGTGCTCTACATGCTCGAGCCCTCGGTCACCAATATCATCCTCGTCTTGGCGATCACCCGCATTCCCATCTATCTGCGCACCACGCGCGCCGAAGTGCTGGAAGTGCGCGAGCGGATGTTCGTGCACGCGGCGAAGGTCATGGGAGCATCGTATCGACGCATTGTCTTCCATCACATCCTGCCAGTGATCTTCCCCACGCTGGTGACCATCGCGACGCTGGATTTCGCCTTCGTCATGCTGGCGGAATCCTCCCTGTCATTCCTCGGGATCGGCATTCAGGCGCCGGAGATCACCTGGGGTCTCATGGTTGCTCAAGGACGACCCTATCTCACCAATGCCTGGTGGCTTTCCTTCTGGCCCGGCCTTGCAATCATTCTGACGACGCTGTCGCTGAACCTACTGTCGAATTGGCTGCGGATCGCACTCGATCCGACGCAACGCTGGCGCCTTGAAATGAGGGGCAGGAAAAATGGCTGA